One Campylobacter concisus DNA segment encodes these proteins:
- a CDS encoding heat-shock protein: MPIIRSLPYDECLKIRENLLHKFSLDDVDEFFKIDKFSRLDGFNADEENFDLKAVFGKLNIATPNEICINFNKFESIDILHFDDLSKFFSDVWYPSLDDIEIFDINLSFIISVRHYGAIYHFTF, translated from the coding sequence ATGCCTATTATTAGGAGCTTGCCATACGATGAGTGCTTAAAGATAAGAGAGAATTTACTTCATAAATTTAGCCTAGATGATGTAGATGAGTTTTTTAAGATAGATAAATTTAGCAGGCTTGATGGCTTTAATGCGGACGAAGAAAATTTTGATCTCAAGGCTGTTTTTGGAAAGCTTAACATCGCCACGCCAAATGAAATTTGCATAAATTTTAATAAATTTGAGAGCATTGATATTTTGCATTTTGATGATCTATCTAAATTTTTTAGCGATGTCTGGTATCCGTCACTTGATGATATTGAGATATTTGATATAAATTTAAGTTTTATTATTTCAGTCAGACACTATGGTGCTATCTATCATTTTACTTTCTAG
- a CDS encoding 2-oxoacid:acceptor oxidoreductase family protein yields the protein MKSQLRFVGVGGQGVILAGEILSAAKIKAGGYGVKASTYTSQVRGGPTKVDIILDEKEILYPYANDGEIDFMLATAQISYDAFKNGVKEGGAIVIEPNLVKVSDEDKKRWKIYEIPIISIAKDEVGNVITQSVVALGVAVAMSGCMDENLVREEMLASVPAKVKEANAKAYELGLKYAKELLK from the coding sequence ATGAAGTCACAGCTAAGATTTGTCGGCGTTGGCGGACAGGGCGTCATACTAGCAGGCGAGATCCTCTCAGCTGCTAAGATAAAGGCGGGCGGATACGGCGTCAAGGCCTCTACCTACACATCTCAGGTGCGTGGGGGTCCAACGAAGGTCGATATCATACTTGATGAGAAAGAAATTTTATATCCTTATGCAAACGATGGCGAGATAGATTTCATGCTTGCCACTGCGCAGATAAGCTACGATGCCTTTAAAAATGGCGTGAAAGAGGGCGGCGCGATCGTTATTGAGCCAAATTTGGTAAAAGTAAGCGATGAAGATAAAAAGCGCTGGAAAATTTATGAAATTCCTATCATCTCTATCGCAAAAGACGAAGTCGGAAACGTCATCACTCAAAGCGTCGTGGCTCTTGGTGTGGCTGTGGCGATGAGTGGCTGCATGGATGAAAATTTAGTGCGCGAAGAGATGCTAGCAAGCGTGCCAGCTAAGGTCAAAGAGGCAAATGCTAAAGCTTACGAGCTAGGTCTAAAATATGCAAAAGAGCTTTTGAAATAA
- a CDS encoding 2-oxoglutarate ferredoxin oxidoreductase subunit beta → MAFNYDKYLRTDKMPTLWCWGCGDGVILKALIRAIDTMGWDMNDVCVVSGIGCSGRFSGYLDCNTIHTTHGRAIAYATGVKMANPDKHVIVVTGDGDGLAIGGNHTIHGCRRNIGLNHILINNFIYALTNSQTSPTTPKGMWTVTAQYGNIDPSFDACKLATAAGASFVARGSVIEPEKLTKLFVEGFSHDGYSFFDVFSNCHINLGRKNKMGEAVKNLEWIKGRTTSKVKFDMLSDEEKNGIFPLGVLHKDEEKIEYTKAYDMVRKAAMSGEAINFEELA, encoded by the coding sequence ATGGCTTTTAATTATGATAAATATTTACGAACAGATAAAATGCCTACTCTTTGGTGCTGGGGCTGTGGCGACGGCGTCATACTAAAGGCGCTCATCCGCGCTATCGACACGATGGGCTGGGACATGAACGACGTTTGCGTGGTCTCAGGCATAGGCTGCTCTGGCCGCTTTAGCGGATATCTAGACTGCAACACCATTCACACGACGCACGGCAGAGCCATAGCCTACGCCACTGGCGTAAAGATGGCAAACCCAGACAAGCATGTCATCGTAGTAACTGGCGATGGCGACGGACTGGCGATCGGAGGCAACCACACGATACACGGATGCCGCCGAAATATCGGGCTAAATCACATCTTAATAAACAACTTCATCTACGCACTAACAAACTCGCAAACCAGCCCAACAACGCCAAAGGGCATGTGGACGGTCACGGCACAGTATGGCAATATCGATCCTAGCTTTGACGCCTGTAAGCTCGCAACCGCCGCAGGCGCTAGCTTTGTCGCACGTGGTAGCGTCATCGAGCCTGAGAAGCTCACAAAGCTCTTTGTAGAGGGCTTTAGCCACGATGGATACAGCTTTTTTGATGTATTTTCAAACTGCCACATAAATTTAGGCCGCAAGAACAAAATGGGTGAGGCGGTGAAAAATTTAGAGTGGATAAAGGGTCGCACGACGAGCAAGGTCAAATTTGACATGCTAAGCGACGAGGAGAAAAATGGCATTTTCCCACTTGGTGTGCTTCATAAAGATGAAGAAAAGATCGAATACACCAAGGCTTACGACATGGTAAGAAAGGCTGCTATGAGCGGCGAGGCGATAAATTTTGAGGAGCTAGCATGA
- a CDS encoding 2-oxoglutarate synthase subunit alpha, producing MREVVSTGNALVARAAVECGCNFFGGYPITPSSEIAHELSVLLPKHGGTFIQMEDEIAGISVALGASASGAKAMTASSGPGISLKAEQIGLGFIAEIPLVIVNVMRGGPSTGLPTRVAQGDILQAKNPTHGDVNMIVLAPSSLEECYTQTVRAFNLAARFMTPIMLLLDETIGHMQARVRLPEISELEIYKRKEFSGEPKEYKPYEAAHDEPATLNPFFKGYHYHITGLHHGATGFPTEDGKIVENSMNRLFDKINLHTDECEKFEEFMLNDAEICIIAFGSVALSAKQAILNLREKGLKVGLFKPLTLFPAPAKKLKEISNKFNKILVCELNLGQYSGEISKIILRDDFAKLLKANGRPISPSEIEAKIGEIYGF from the coding sequence ATGAGAGAGGTAGTATCAACTGGAAATGCCCTAGTAGCAAGGGCTGCGGTCGAGTGTGGCTGTAACTTCTTTGGCGGATATCCTATCACTCCAAGCAGCGAGATCGCCCACGAGCTAAGCGTGCTTTTGCCAAAACATGGCGGCACATTTATACAAATGGAAGATGAGATAGCTGGAATTTCAGTAGCTCTTGGCGCAAGTGCGAGTGGCGCTAAAGCGATGACTGCTAGCTCTGGTCCAGGAATTTCACTAAAGGCTGAGCAAATAGGGCTTGGCTTTATCGCTGAGATACCGCTTGTCATCGTAAACGTCATGCGTGGCGGCCCTTCAACTGGCCTGCCAACCAGAGTCGCACAAGGCGATATCTTGCAGGCTAAAAACCCAACTCACGGCGATGTAAATATGATCGTCCTTGCGCCAAGCAGCCTAGAGGAGTGCTACACGCAGACGGTGCGTGCCTTTAACCTCGCAGCTAGGTTTATGACGCCGATTATGCTGCTGCTTGATGAGACGATAGGTCACATGCAAGCTAGAGTGCGCCTGCCAGAGATTAGCGAGCTTGAAATTTATAAAAGAAAAGAGTTTAGCGGCGAGCCAAAAGAGTATAAGCCTTACGAGGCAGCCCACGACGAGCCAGCCACGCTAAATCCTTTCTTTAAAGGCTACCACTACCATATAACAGGGCTTCATCACGGTGCTACTGGTTTTCCAACAGAAGATGGCAAGATCGTTGAAAACTCGATGAATAGGCTGTTTGATAAGATAAATTTACACACTGACGAGTGCGAGAAATTTGAAGAGTTTATGCTAAATGATGCTGAAATTTGTATCATCGCCTTTGGAAGTGTCGCTCTTTCAGCCAAGCAAGCGATCTTAAATTTACGTGAAAAAGGGCTAAAAGTAGGGCTATTTAAGCCACTCACACTCTTTCCAGCTCCAGCTAAAAAACTAAAAGAGATATCAAATAAATTTAATAAAATTTTAGTCTGCGAGCTAAATTTAGGTCAGTATAGCGGCGAAATTTCAAAGATCATCTTAAGAGATGACTTTGCAAAACTGCTAAAAGCAAACGGCAGACCGATAAGCCCAAGCGAGATCGAGGCGAAGATAGGAGAAATTTATGGCTTTTAA
- a CDS encoding 4Fe-4S dicluster domain-containing protein, which translates to MIVKENVPVWVDESRCKACDVCVSYCPAGVLGMRLEPKAVLGKMIEVVYADSCIGCRDCELHCPDFAIYVADKGFKFAKLTPESKERAAAVKANKFAKLGESA; encoded by the coding sequence ATGATCGTAAAAGAAAATGTCCCAGTTTGGGTCGATGAGAGCAGGTGTAAGGCCTGTGATGTCTGCGTGAGCTACTGCCCAGCAGGCGTGCTAGGTATGAGGCTTGAGCCAAAGGCGGTGCTTGGCAAGATGATAGAAGTGGTCTATGCTGACTCATGCATAGGATGCCGTGACTGCGAGCTTCACTGTCCTGATTTTGCCATCTATGTGGCTGATAAAGGCTTTAAATTTGCAAAGCTAACGCCTGAGAGCAAAGAGCGAGCTGCGGCTGTAAAGGCAAATAAATTTGCCAAGCTTGGAGAGAGCGCATGA
- a CDS encoding lactate/malate family dehydrogenase encodes MKISVVGAGNVGASIAYALCMRELCDEIALVDIFGDVARAKAIDLAQSSCVFNAKTSVCGGDDFVLIEGSDIVIVTAGSPRKEGQTREDLLLKNAVVVKQTAQNIAKFAPNAVIIVVTNPLDVMVWTAHKFSGFSKNKVIGMAGELDSARCRYELALLKDKDASKLRAKIVGAHNDEMIVSASNISENLNENELAILKKETSTGGAKIVKLLGTSAYYAPAAAAVKMCEMIVGKSDEIISASVLIDDELSCGRLVRLGRDGLKEILELNLDEDEQEQLNKSEAEIRKNIKFLKENLE; translated from the coding sequence ATGAAAATAAGTGTAGTTGGAGCTGGAAACGTCGGTGCTAGCATAGCTTATGCGCTTTGTATGAGAGAGCTTTGCGATGAGATAGCGCTTGTAGATATCTTTGGAGACGTGGCGCGCGCAAAAGCGATCGATCTAGCGCAGTCAAGCTGCGTCTTTAACGCAAAAACTAGCGTTTGTGGTGGCGATGATTTTGTGCTAATTGAAGGCAGTGACATCGTCATAGTCACTGCTGGAAGCCCAAGAAAAGAGGGTCAAACCAGAGAAGATCTGCTACTTAAAAACGCCGTTGTCGTAAAACAAACTGCGCAAAATATCGCTAAATTTGCACCAAATGCAGTGATAATCGTAGTCACAAATCCGCTCGACGTGATGGTCTGGACGGCACATAAATTTAGCGGTTTTAGCAAAAACAAAGTGATCGGCATGGCTGGTGAGCTAGATAGCGCAAGGTGCAGATATGAGCTAGCGCTTTTAAAAGATAAGGACGCCAGTAAGCTAAGAGCAAAGATCGTCGGCGCTCACAATGACGAGATGATCGTATCAGCCAGCAATATCAGTGAAAATTTAAATGAAAATGAGCTAGCAATCCTTAAAAAAGAGACAAGCACTGGCGGCGCAAAGATCGTTAAACTGCTTGGCACTTCGGCTTACTACGCACCAGCGGCTGCAGCTGTGAAGATGTGCGAGATGATCGTTGGTAAGAGTGATGAGATAATAAGCGCTAGCGTGCTAATCGATGATGAGCTAAGCTGTGGCAGGCTAGTAAGGCTCGGACGTGATGGCTTAAAAGAAATTTTAGAGCTAAATTTAGACGAAGACGAGCAAGAGCAACTAAACAAAAGTGAAGCTGAAATTAGAAAAAATATCAAATTTTTAAAAGAAAACTTAGAGTAG
- a CDS encoding NADP-dependent isocitrate dehydrogenase, producing the protein MSDIIWTKTDEAPLFASYSLFPIVKSFLSRAGISITRADISLAGRILSLFSKELGLNKADELELLGELTAHKEANIIKLPNISATLVQLKAAIEELRSKGINVPFYPDEIITDYDEEIAKKYAKVLGSAVNPVLRQGNSDRRVLPPVKEFAKKHPHSNGNWDKANKTKICYMKKGDFYENERSIIASKDEKFYINFISLDGKKELLKELNVQSGEIVDATFLSADELNKFYESCFDEAKKENLTLSLHLKCTMMKVSDPVIFAHAIKSYFKEVFELFGEEFKTHGVEAKNGLKDMFSKISQLKNKDEILAKFDEILSKKAKIWALNESASNFDVPNDVIIDASVPALIRNSGKVKDKDGELNFSLCMIPDRTYARVYEACVADFKEHGALDVSNIGSVANVGLMAKKAEEYGSHDKTFIAKEDGEFVVCNEAGENIFKFSVKSGDIFRMTQAKEDAINAWFELALKRGEISKDELIFWLDSSRAHDRNLIAKFEKFRDKFTSAGVKFEILNYEQATKKSLEAIRAGKDVIGVTGNVLRDYLTDLFPIFELGGSSKMLSVVPLLAGGAMFETGAGGTAPTLVKELKEKNHLLWDSLGEFLALSASLEHLAFFRQKKEAKELSDALNRAVASYLDENKTPNATLDTRESHFYLALFWAREMAKSGGVLSKIFENLAQELEKNESEILKQIREKDGASVEFGGYYLLDEARANEVMRPSEILNQIIG; encoded by the coding sequence ATGAGTGACATTATCTGGACTAAAACCGACGAAGCACCGCTATTTGCAAGCTACTCTCTCTTTCCTATCGTTAAGAGCTTTTTATCACGCGCTGGCATTAGTATAACTAGGGCTGATATAAGCCTAGCAGGGCGAATTTTATCTCTTTTTAGCAAAGAGCTTGGGCTAAACAAGGCCGATGAGCTAGAGCTTTTGGGTGAGCTAACCGCGCACAAAGAGGCAAATATCATAAAACTGCCAAACATCTCAGCCACGCTTGTTCAGCTAAAAGCAGCTATTGAGGAGCTAAGAAGCAAGGGCATAAACGTGCCATTTTACCCAGACGAGATCATCACAGACTACGACGAAGAGATCGCTAAAAAATATGCAAAAGTGCTTGGTAGCGCTGTTAATCCAGTGCTAAGACAAGGAAACTCAGATAGAAGAGTTTTGCCGCCGGTTAAAGAATTTGCCAAAAAACATCCTCATAGCAACGGCAACTGGGACAAGGCAAATAAAACTAAAATTTGCTACATGAAAAAGGGCGATTTTTATGAAAATGAGCGCTCAATCATCGCTAGCAAAGATGAGAAATTTTATATAAATTTCATAAGTTTAGATGGCAAAAAAGAGCTTTTAAAAGAGCTTAATGTTCAAAGCGGCGAGATCGTAGATGCTACCTTTTTAAGCGCAGATGAACTGAATAAATTTTATGAAAGCTGTTTTGACGAGGCAAAAAAAGAGAATTTGACCTTGAGTTTGCATCTAAAATGCACGATGATGAAGGTTAGCGACCCAGTCATCTTTGCTCACGCGATAAAGAGCTATTTTAAAGAGGTTTTTGAGCTATTTGGTGAAGAGTTTAAAACTCACGGCGTTGAGGCAAAAAATGGCTTAAAAGATATGTTTTCTAAAATTTCTCAGCTTAAAAATAAAGATGAAATTTTGGCTAAATTTGATGAAATTTTGAGCAAAAAGGCAAAAATTTGGGCACTAAATGAAAGTGCCAGCAACTTTGACGTGCCAAATGACGTCATCATCGACGCCTCAGTGCCTGCGCTCATTAGAAACTCTGGCAAGGTAAAAGATAAGGACGGCGAGCTAAATTTCTCACTTTGCATGATCCCAGATAGGACCTACGCTAGGGTTTATGAGGCCTGCGTGGCGGACTTTAAGGAGCATGGCGCGCTTGATGTGAGCAACATTGGCAGCGTGGCAAATGTGGGGCTTATGGCTAAAAAGGCCGAGGAGTACGGCAGCCACGATAAGACTTTCATCGCAAAAGAGGACGGAGAATTTGTTGTTTGCAACGAAGCTGGCGAGAACATCTTTAAATTTAGCGTTAAAAGTGGCGACATTTTTCGGATGACGCAGGCTAAAGAAGATGCGATAAATGCGTGGTTTGAGCTTGCTTTAAAAAGAGGCGAAATTTCAAAAGATGAGCTTATATTTTGGCTAGATAGTAGCCGCGCTCATGATAGAAATTTGATAGCTAAATTTGAAAAATTTAGAGATAAATTTACTAGTGCTGGCGTGAAATTTGAAATTTTAAACTACGAGCAAGCAACTAAAAAATCACTTGAAGCAATAAGAGCTGGCAAAGACGTCATAGGCGTCACTGGCAACGTTTTAAGAGACTATCTAACCGATCTTTTCCCGATATTTGAGCTAGGTGGCAGCTCAAAAATGCTCTCAGTTGTGCCACTACTTGCTGGTGGAGCGATGTTTGAGACTGGTGCTGGTGGAACGGCTCCAACACTTGTAAAAGAGCTAAAGGAGAAAAATCACCTGCTTTGGGATAGCTTGGGTGAGTTTTTGGCACTTAGTGCATCGCTTGAACATCTAGCATTTTTTAGGCAAAAAAAAGAGGCAAAAGAGCTAAGTGATGCGCTAAATAGAGCTGTTGCTAGCTATTTGGACGAAAACAAAACGCCAAATGCCACTCTTGATACCAGAGAGTCGCACTTTTATCTGGCACTTTTTTGGGCGAGAGAGATGGCAAAAAGTGGCGGGGTTTTAAGCAAAATTTTTGAAAATTTAGCCCAAGAGCTAGAAAAAAATGAGAGTGAAATTTTAAAGCAGATCAGAGAAAAAGATGGTGCAAGCGTGGAATTTGGCGGATACTACCTGCTAGATGAAGCAAGAGCTAATGAGGTCATGAGACCAAGTGAAATTTTAAATCAAATAATAGGATAA
- the mltG gene encoding endolytic transglycosylase MltG: MIKNFIKKPYLDIFFDIVLIVVLSVFVYLARPINTSKVVFVPKGSVGEIISYLANRNFNLSAIDKYAMRFIGSPQSGWIEIGKDKISRIDFLKKLAKAKAAMTEITLIPGETTIVFLNQIAAQLGLDGAKLNSEYNALAPVSDGFLMPNTYKIPVGISERHLAYYLVNSSKKAQSEISRKIFGEYNEKKWFKILTIASIIQKEAANDAEMPLVASVIYNRLDKGMRLQMDGTLNYGIYSHDVITAERIRSDMSEFNTYLNDGIPPSPVCCVSISAIKAAINPAKSDYLYFVLDKKAKKHIFSKTLSEHNQNIAK, encoded by the coding sequence ATGATAAAAAATTTTATAAAAAAGCCGTATCTGGATATTTTCTTTGATATCGTACTCATCGTTGTCCTAAGTGTATTTGTTTATTTGGCACGCCCCATAAACACGAGCAAGGTCGTCTTTGTGCCAAAGGGAAGTGTGGGCGAAATTATATCTTATTTAGCTAATCGCAACTTTAACTTAAGTGCGATCGACAAATACGCCATGCGCTTTATCGGCTCGCCTCAGTCTGGCTGGATCGAGATAGGCAAAGATAAAATTTCAAGGATTGATTTTTTAAAAAAACTTGCCAAGGCAAAGGCAGCGATGACCGAGATCACGCTCATCCCTGGCGAAACTACGATCGTTTTTTTAAACCAGATAGCAGCCCAGCTAGGACTTGACGGAGCTAAACTAAATAGCGAGTATAACGCCCTTGCGCCAGTTAGCGACGGCTTTTTGATGCCAAATACTTATAAGATCCCAGTTGGCATCAGCGAAAGACATCTGGCATATTACCTCGTAAATTCATCTAAAAAGGCGCAAAGCGAGATCAGCAGAAAAATTTTTGGCGAATACAACGAGAAAAAGTGGTTTAAAATTTTAACCATCGCTTCAATCATCCAAAAAGAGGCCGCAAACGACGCTGAGATGCCACTTGTCGCTTCAGTCATCTATAACCGCTTAGATAAGGGCATGAGGCTGCAGATGGACGGCACGCTAAACTATGGCATCTACTCGCACGATGTGATCACGGCTGAGCGCATAAGAAGCGACATGAGCGAGTTTAACACATATCTAAACGACGGCATACCGCCAAGTCCAGTCTGCTGCGTCTCTATAAGTGCGATAAAAGCGGCGATAAACCCTGCAAAGAGCGATTATCTATACTTTGTGCTTGATAAAAAGGCGAAAAAACACATTTTTTCAAAAACATTAAGCGAGCACAATCAAAATATCGCAAAATAG
- a CDS encoding AsmA-like C-terminal domain-containing protein: MEQLYIKLDKKIIVRAKQIKLPKFKQNAEQKASDKQLLNLSQGVDYLETFFQEISLESVQIGDDFKIKILFLDDIFFVDSPYLNIDIKFQNEQQNGVDRFIVRNLSLKDFNVSISGEGSANFDKDDYKFDGNFTSHELNGKLSFALKDTLLTYKAYDVNAGSIKDFIAELDSRIHLNSEVKNWIYGYIVADDYHLNEINGKVDLAKNDFYLNDLNATANAKNLLVKFDKGLPAINVAEANITLNNSTLKFDLTAPIYKGKKLDGSNVAINNIFDEKSANLELFIKTNSIYDEAINDILRAYKIIVPVKQLSGKMDASLKILIKLDEKSLENFDEKSVIANGDFKISDAVLDIAGSKFNAKSALVKLINTSVLNIDASGFGLDFFRANAKVDINLQKSTGEIKGVIESFDLKEKNDEILAFKNEPFTALLDFSKPDKTTLSIEPFGINLSFGDESVIATKNSNFIMQNSPLLKQNGMLGFDDVSIKSKDFTNLEILAKGLKFDMPFLDKNGSKYDSDDFLITVSKAGVKVQSASKKLSLNITEKGIEAKSNDLNLLVLDDNSTKEQSTPLELFAKNGDIILQDLNKTLPFTSFSAEKKGKSTSLNGLAKQGRVGYFSDEKSINLDATDISGEFINGLLGTKSFEGGKFRLKMLGESSKNFKAEVRFFGTYLKDYIFYQRLLSFLNSVPSLLSFKTPDFNDKGFTVKNGKILLTRKGDVIEFLAIEMIGTSADIGGRGTIDLKSKKINIDLELKILKDASGIIDKIPLINQIILGKDRSLSTVIAIRGTTEKPEYSTQILQDALLSPLKIIRNVLQAPFLIFE, encoded by the coding sequence TTGGAGCAATTATATATAAAGTTAGATAAAAAAATAATTGTAAGAGCAAAGCAGATCAAGCTACCTAAATTTAAACAAAACGCAGAGCAAAAAGCCAGCGACAAGCAGCTTTTAAACCTTAGTCAAGGCGTTGATTATCTTGAGACCTTTTTTCAAGAAATTTCGCTTGAGAGCGTGCAAATCGGCGATGATTTTAAGATCAAAATTTTATTTTTAGACGATATATTTTTCGTTGATAGCCCTTATCTAAACATCGATATCAAATTTCAAAACGAGCAACAAAATGGCGTAGACCGCTTCATAGTAAGAAATTTAAGCCTTAAAGATTTTAATGTAAGCATTAGCGGCGAGGGCAGTGCAAATTTTGACAAGGATGATTATAAATTTGATGGAAATTTCACCTCGCACGAGCTAAATGGCAAGCTTAGCTTTGCCTTAAAAGATACGCTTTTAACCTACAAAGCCTATGACGTAAATGCTGGCAGCATAAAGGACTTCATCGCTGAGCTTGATAGCCGCATACACCTAAACAGCGAGGTTAAAAACTGGATATATGGCTACATCGTGGCCGATGACTATCACCTAAATGAGATAAACGGCAAGGTCGATCTAGCTAAAAACGACTTTTATCTAAACGACCTAAATGCGACTGCAAATGCCAAAAATTTACTTGTTAAATTTGATAAAGGCTTACCAGCCATAAATGTAGCTGAGGCAAACATCACGCTTAATAACTCAACGCTTAAATTTGACCTTACAGCTCCCATTTATAAGGGCAAAAAGCTTGATGGTTCAAATGTCGCGATAAATAATATCTTTGATGAAAAGAGCGCAAATTTAGAGCTATTTATAAAGACAAATTCTATTTACGATGAGGCGATAAATGATATATTAAGAGCTTATAAGATCATCGTGCCAGTTAAGCAGTTAAGCGGCAAAATGGACGCTAGCCTAAAAATTTTGATAAAGCTTGATGAGAAGAGCTTAGAAAATTTTGATGAAAAAAGCGTTATCGCAAATGGCGATTTTAAGATAAGTGATGCGGTTTTAGATATCGCTGGGAGTAAATTTAACGCTAAAAGCGCCCTTGTAAAGCTCATAAATACTTCTGTGCTAAACATCGATGCAAGCGGCTTTGGGCTTGATTTTTTCAGAGCAAATGCAAAAGTAGATATAAATTTACAAAAAAGCACCGGCGAGATAAAAGGCGTCATAGAAAGCTTTGATCTAAAAGAGAAAAATGATGAAATTTTAGCCTTTAAAAATGAGCCATTTACTGCACTTCTTGACTTTAGTAAGCCAGATAAGACCACGCTTAGCATTGAGCCTTTTGGGATAAATTTAAGCTTTGGCGATGAGAGCGTGATAGCTACGAAAAATAGCAACTTCATCATGCAAAACTCCCCACTTTTAAAGCAAAATGGCATGCTTGGCTTTGATGATGTGAGCATAAAGAGCAAGGACTTTACTAATCTTGAAATTTTGGCAAAAGGGCTTAAATTTGACATGCCGTTTTTGGATAAAAATGGCTCAAAATATGATAGTGACGACTTTTTGATCACGGTCTCAAAGGCTGGCGTAAAAGTGCAAAGTGCGAGCAAAAAACTCTCTTTAAATATCACCGAAAAAGGTATAGAAGCTAAGAGCAACGACCTAAATTTGTTAGTGCTTGATGATAACAGCACAAAAGAGCAAAGCACGCCACTTGAGCTTTTTGCAAAAAATGGCGACATCATTTTGCAAGACCTTAACAAAACCTTGCCATTTACCAGCTTTAGCGCCGAGAAAAAAGGCAAAAGCACCTCGCTAAATGGACTAGCAAAGCAAGGCAGAGTTGGATATTTTAGCGATGAGAAAAGCATAAATTTAGACGCAACTGATATAAGTGGCGAGTTTATAAATGGTCTTTTAGGCACCAAGAGCTTTGAGGGCGGTAAATTTCGCCTAAAAATGCTTGGAGAGAGCTCGAAAAATTTCAAGGCTGAGGTCAGATTTTTTGGCACGTATCTAAAAGACTACATCTTTTATCAAAGGCTTTTAAGCTTTTTAAACTCGGTGCCATCGCTTCTTAGCTTTAAAACGCCTGACTTTAACGACAAGGGTTTTACTGTTAAAAACGGCAAAATTTTACTTACAAGAAAGGGCGACGTGATCGAGTTTTTAGCGATTGAGATGATAGGCACGAGCGCAGATATCGGCGGACGCGGCACGATCGATCTAAAGAGCAAAAAGATAAACATCGACCTTGAGCTAAAGATACTAAAAGACGCAAGCGGCATCATCGACAAGATCCCACTTATCAACCAAATCATCCTTGGCAAAGACCGCTCGCTCTCAACCGTCATCGCTATACGTGGCACGACTGAAAAGCCAGAGTATTCGACGCAGATCTTGCAAGATGCCCTGCTCTCGCCACTAAAGATAATAAGAAACGTCCTGCAAGCTCCGTTTTTGATATTTGAGTAA
- the hypA gene encoding hydrogenase maturation nickel metallochaperone HypA encodes MHELSIVQNLVSLCEKNAAKENSKEISKIEIKVGRLSGVEPHYLESAFDVYKAGTICENAELVINLQGIVVECLDCGFGGELSENDFTCPKCKSQNLKVTDGEDMYLMRLEMK; translated from the coding sequence ATGCACGAGCTTAGTATCGTTCAAAATTTAGTCAGCCTTTGCGAGAAAAATGCTGCCAAAGAAAACTCCAAAGAGATAAGTAAGATCGAGATAAAAGTTGGCCGCTTAAGCGGAGTGGAGCCACACTATCTGGAGAGCGCCTTTGATGTTTATAAGGCTGGCACGATCTGCGAAAACGCCGAGCTTGTCATAAATTTACAAGGCATTGTCGTAGAGTGTTTGGATTGTGGATTTGGCGGGGAGCTTAGTGAAAATGACTTCACCTGCCCAAAGTGCAAAAGCCAAAATTTAAAGGTGACTGACGGCGAGGATATGTATCTCATGCGCCTTGAGATGAAGTAA